TCGAGCGCTTCCCAGTAGAAGAGCGTCACCGCCAGGCAGTGGAAGGCCTCGTCGGACGATTGGGTGACGATCGTGTCGACTATCTCGAACGACGGGTGTTGGCGGATCCACTCGGTAATGCGCTCACCGAGGCGGTCGCGCTCCTGGGCCATCGTTGCCGAGAAGATCTTGACGCCATTGAAGCGGTCGCGGTTCGGGTTTCCTTGGCTCGTCATCTGCGAATGTCCTCGTCGTCACGTCCTCCCAACGCGGCACGTTGCGGGGCAACGCGCGCCGAGGAAGGGTCGCTTGCGCTGCGCGCCTTCCGCGGCGCGGCCTGGCTCTTCCGGCGGCCACCGTGGTCGGCCGGCCGGCGCCGATGTCCCTTGCTGCTCAGGTGCAGGGCCGTCGTTTAGCGCGGGACGGTGGGCGAGGCAAGCGCGCTTTGCCGCCGGTCCCGCGCCGCCGCGGACCTATCGCACCTATTGCACGAAGACCTTGATCGCCGCGCTGATCACAGTTCCGGTGCCGCCATCGACCTGCTGGCGCAGGCCTAGCTCGAGTCCGACCCGGCTGCTGAGCAGACCGACGCCAGCCGTGAAATACGAGGCCTTGAGGAAGGTATCGTGCTGGGCACCGGCGCGCAGCGCGTAGGATTCGCCTGCGAGTAGCTCGAGGCCCCCGTGCAGGGTGGCCGACACCGATTCGGGATCGGAGGTGAAGTCGAGCACGCTGTCGAAGGCGAGCGTCAGCGCAGTACCGGTGCTCAGGGCCACGCCGAGTCCGAGCGCCCGTGGATAGAGCAGGTCATGGACAGGGATCAAATTGTAACCGATGACGCCGACCCGCAGCAGCTCACCCAGGCGCAGCGTGGCGCCAGCATCCATCGTGAAGTGGCTCAGGCGGGTCCGGGTGGCGGTCGCAGGCGCATCTGCGGCGGGATTGACGCGGTAGTGGAGATAGCGACCCGTGACGCCGATCGCGAGCCACTGGCCGAGCGGGACGGCGAGCGCACCGCCGACCTCGTGGTCCTGATGTTTCTCCGTCAGCGCCAAGGCGGCACCCTCGAGCTGCGGTACCGTGCGTCGCGGGCTGGCAGTACCGTAGCTGTAGTAGAGCGCGGCGGCGACGCTGCTGGTGATCGAGTCGGCGATCGCGGCGAAGAAGTGGCTCGCGTCGTCGGTGGAGCGGAACTGGTAGAGCGTGTCGACGACATAAACGCGCGCGTTCGCGAGCGCCGCCGGGTTGAGCAGCGGGGCTGAGGTGCCGGTCGCGGCCGCCCGCAGCGCGCCGCCCATGCTCAGGGCTCGGGTGGTCAGCAGATCACGGGTCGCGTGCGCTCGTGGGAGTCCTGCGAGCAGGGTCGCGCTGATGGCCGCGGCCAGCCAGGGCAGCCGGCCCAGCGGACGCGTTCCCTGCCGAGGGCCTCGAGCAGCGTGGGATGAAATCGACACGGGGATCTCCCTTCCGTCTCTTCCTAGCGTTGAATCAGTCGGTCACGGCTTTGGGTGAAGAGCTCGCCGACCCGCGCCCAGACAGCTTGTGTCCAAGTCTCCGGGTCGGGGAAGTCAGCGGGGTTCATCGGCGCTCCGACGGTCACGGCGACCGGTTGCTGCCGATTGACGCGGTCGTTGCTCTTGGGCGTCACGCGATGCGTCCCGTCGAGGCCGACCGGGATGACGCGCAGTCCGTGCTCGAAGGCGCCGATGATCGCCCCCGGGTGGATGCGGCTTCGCAACTCGCCGTTCGACGAGCGGGTCCCCTCCGGAAAGACGATCACGCCGGTCGATTCGGCGCACATGCGCATCGTCTCGGCCAAGGCCTGACGGCGGCTGGCAGCATCGTTGCGTCGCACGAAGACCGACCCGGCCGCGTAGGCGGCCGCTCCGATAAAGGGGAACCAGGCGACCGTGCTCTTGGCGAGGAAGGCGCCCGTCCGCAGGACCACTACCAGGGCGACGATGTCGACGTAGCTCTGGTGATTGCAGATGAAGAGGTGGCCCCGACTGGACGAGGGGACCTGCGCCTGGCCGACGACGTCGAGGCGAAGCGCCAGCACGCGGCGGGCGCAGAAGCGGGCCCACGGTCCCATCAGATGCACGCGGCGCAGCACGTCCTCGCGCCGAAAGCGGCGGCCGATCAGCAGCGTCAGCGGCAGCGGGATCAGCACCGTCGTCAGCACGCCGACGGCGGCGCAGGCCGCGAGCAGGCCATAGGCCTTGGTGCGGCGGGCAAGCGCGGCGAGTTCCATGGATGTCGAGATAGCCTAGACCCGGCGTCTTGAGCAAGCTCGCCCTGGCGTTCGAGGGAGGAGGGGTGCTATGAGGCCCGGCGGAAGCCGTTGGCGGGGGAGGCGGGCATGCAATGGGTGACGCGCCTGATGCGGCGCTACTTGAGTCGCGAGCAGCGGCGCTTCGTGAAGTTCTGCGTCGTCGGCGCCAGCGGTGTGCCGGTCAATCTGCTCTGCACCTGGCTGGCCTTCCGCTTCTTGGGGGAGCTGCTGCCGGGTCGGAGCGCGGTGGCGATAGCGTCGCTCTTGGGCATCGCGCTGTCGATCGGCACCAACTTTTTTCTCAATGACCTCTGGACCTGGGGCGATCGCCGCGTCTCGGGGGCGGGGCGCGGCGATCGCTTGCTGCGCTTCTACGCCGTCGCCTCGGCCGCCGCGAGCG
The Pseudomonadota bacterium DNA segment above includes these coding regions:
- a CDS encoding 1-acyl-sn-glycerol-3-phosphate acyltransferase; the encoded protein is MELAALARRTKAYGLLAACAAVGVLTTVLIPLPLTLLIGRRFRREDVLRRVHLMGPWARFCARRVLALRLDVVGQAQVPSSSRGHLFICNHQSYVDIVALVVVLRTGAFLAKSTVAWFPFIGAAAYAAGSVFVRRNDAASRRQALAETMRMCAESTGVIVFPEGTRSSNGELRSRIHPGAIIGAFEHGLRVIPVGLDGTHRVTPKSNDRVNRQQPVAVTVGAPMNPADFPDPETWTQAVWARVGELFTQSRDRLIQR
- a CDS encoding GtrA family protein; translated protein: MQWVTRLMRRYLSREQRRFVKFCVVGASGVPVNLLCTWLAFRFLGELLPGRSAVAIASLLGIALSIGTNFFLNDLWTWGDRRVSGAGRGDRLLRFYAVASAAASVQYGLAMALVMLLGWHYLLAQLGGIALAMLLNYVANHKWTFRVRREERSVSHGAETAALPAASARANSRR